In Cytobacillus sp. IB215665, a single window of DNA contains:
- a CDS encoding MDR family MFS transporter: MFFSALEQTVVGTAMPTIIHELNGFSIFAWVTTAYLITSTTVIPIVGKLADLYGRRGLYLLGVIIFMIGSALCATASSMEQLIIYRGIQGIGGGMIMPLSQTIVGDIFTAEQRAKWQGVFGAIFGLSSVIGPFIGGFIVDTISWHWIFLINVPFGILSAVLIFIGLKQEDFSRKEKVNIDFLGIFTLIPSVILLLLGLTFGGDKFDWASSTSYIIFGSSLILLIIFIFIERKAKEPILDLQLFKNRVFATTSGLGFLLGLGMFGAIMFVPMFMQYIFGVSPTEAGSTMTPMMISLIVASIIGGRLLLRLRYRTVLTAGMAITMTGFYLMSTMGVESNQFIAYGYMIVMGFGMGLVMPTLMIAVQNEFPKSRLGAVTSASTFFRSIGGTIGITVLNAVMNKSIETKLAAAASTETNQVASGILDSLVGKTDDLLKTMLAPMTPDMPEDVSNIVVNTIQSVWTQSFSTVFLTGLIFIGLGIIVALSVGSGKIERDKKNEKVKAS; encoded by the coding sequence CTAAATGGTTTTTCAATATTTGCATGGGTGACAACAGCTTATTTAATCACTTCGACAACAGTCATTCCAATTGTAGGTAAGCTAGCCGACTTATACGGTAGAAGAGGCTTATATTTGTTAGGAGTTATTATCTTCATGATAGGTTCGGCACTCTGTGCCACTGCTTCATCTATGGAGCAACTTATTATTTATCGAGGAATACAAGGAATTGGCGGCGGTATGATTATGCCGTTATCACAAACAATCGTTGGTGATATTTTCACAGCCGAACAACGTGCTAAATGGCAAGGTGTTTTTGGGGCTATCTTCGGCTTAAGCTCAGTCATTGGGCCATTCATTGGTGGATTTATCGTCGATACAATTAGCTGGCACTGGATTTTTCTCATTAATGTCCCATTTGGAATACTATCAGCTGTACTCATTTTTATCGGCTTAAAGCAAGAGGATTTTTCAAGGAAAGAAAAAGTAAATATCGACTTTTTAGGGATTTTCACATTAATTCCATCTGTTATACTGCTACTACTAGGTTTAACATTTGGTGGAGATAAATTTGATTGGGCTTCAAGTACTAGTTATATCATATTTGGCAGTTCATTAATATTACTCATTATTTTCATATTTATTGAAAGAAAGGCGAAGGAGCCAATATTAGATTTACAGTTATTTAAAAACCGTGTCTTTGCAACAACAAGTGGTTTAGGTTTCTTATTAGGCTTAGGAATGTTCGGAGCAATTATGTTCGTTCCAATGTTTATGCAATATATTTTTGGTGTGAGCCCAACAGAAGCTGGATCTACAATGACGCCAATGATGATCTCCCTTATCGTTGCAAGTATTATCGGAGGAAGATTACTGCTTCGCCTTCGCTACCGTACAGTATTAACTGCTGGCATGGCAATTACGATGACTGGATTTTATCTAATGAGTACGATGGGAGTAGAATCGAATCAATTTATAGCATATGGTTATATGATTGTCATGGGGTTTGGAATGGGGCTTGTCATGCCAACACTTATGATTGCTGTCCAAAATGAATTTCCTAAATCTCGACTAGGTGCTGTTACTTCAGCCTCAACCTTTTTCCGTTCAATTGGCGGAACAATCGGGATCACCGTTTTAAATGCGGTGATGAATAAATCAATCGAAACAAAGTTAGCTGCTGCAGCTTCAACTGAAACTAATCAAGTTGCTTCTGGTATTCTCGATAGCTTAGTTGGAAAAACAGATGATTTACTTAAAACCATGCTTGCACCTATGACACCTGACATGCCAGAAGATGTAAGTAATATAGTTGTTAACACTATTCAATCAGTGTGGACACAATCCTTTTCCACCGTCTTCTTAACAGGTCTGATCTTCATTGGTCTTGGAATAATCGTTGCACTATCGGTAGGAAGTGGCAAGATTGAAAGAGATAAAAAGAACGAAAAAGTAAAAGCTTCTTAA